The following proteins come from a genomic window of Pseudomonas sp. J452:
- the trbL gene encoding P-type conjugative transfer protein TrbL, producing the protein MNDVTIIDRFLDTFSRYIDSGFGLLQGEVAFLTATLIAIDMTFAGLYWALGHATGQGEDVMAKLIRKVLYVGAFAYIIGNFNWLASIVFRSFAGLGLTATGALSMETFLQPGRLAKTGIDAGAPILEQIGEMTGFPEVFVNLDPIVILFLAYLVVIVCFFVLAIQLFITLIEFKLTALAGFVLVSFALWNKTAFLAEKVLGNVVSSGVKVLVLAVIVGIGTGLFAEFQVHPDEPSIDHALVVMLASLALLALGIFGPGIATGLISGGPQLGAGAMAGAALGTAGMAVAVGAAATGVGAAVAAGARMAPTAKLAAGMRSLKDRFAAGGGAFSGGSAAALGNAHQVATDAKAQPAWAKRLQRRQQISHAATTVAHTLRGGDGGGSGSGPNLRDSDS; encoded by the coding sequence ATGAATGACGTGACGATCATCGACCGGTTCCTCGATACGTTTTCGCGCTACATCGACTCGGGCTTTGGGCTGTTGCAAGGCGAGGTCGCTTTCCTCACCGCCACGCTGATCGCGATCGATATGACGTTCGCCGGGCTGTACTGGGCGCTTGGTCATGCCACCGGCCAGGGTGAAGACGTGATGGCGAAGCTCATTCGTAAGGTGCTCTACGTCGGTGCTTTCGCCTACATCATCGGTAATTTCAACTGGCTGGCCAGTATCGTCTTCCGCTCCTTTGCCGGGCTGGGTCTGACAGCGACCGGTGCACTCAGCATGGAGACCTTCCTGCAGCCTGGGCGGCTGGCGAAAACCGGCATCGACGCCGGTGCACCGATTCTGGAACAGATCGGCGAGATGACCGGCTTCCCCGAGGTGTTCGTCAACCTCGATCCCATCGTCATCCTGTTCCTGGCCTACCTGGTGGTCATCGTCTGCTTCTTCGTGCTGGCGATACAGCTGTTCATCACCCTGATCGAGTTCAAGCTGACCGCGCTCGCGGGGTTCGTGCTGGTGTCATTCGCGCTGTGGAACAAGACCGCCTTCCTGGCCGAAAAGGTGCTGGGCAACGTGGTGTCCTCAGGCGTCAAGGTACTGGTGCTGGCGGTGATCGTCGGCATTGGCACGGGGTTATTCGCCGAGTTCCAGGTACATCCCGACGAGCCGTCCATCGACCACGCGCTGGTGGTCATGCTGGCCTCGCTGGCGCTGCTCGCCCTGGGCATCTTCGGCCCGGGCATCGCCACCGGACTGATTTCAGGTGGCCCGCAGCTGGGTGCGGGGGCGATGGCGGGTGCCGCGCTTGGCACGGCGGGCATGGCTGTTGCAGTCGGTGCCGCCGCAACCGGTGTAGGTGCTGCGGTCGCGGCCGGAGCGCGCATGGCACCGACCGCCAAGCTGGCTGCAGGGATGCGCTCGCTCAAGGACCGGTTTGCTGCTGGAGGTGGAGCTTTCTCGGGTGGCAGCGCGGCCGCCCTGGGCAATGCGCACCAGGTCGCCACCGATGCCAAGGCGCAACCCGCATGGGCCAAGCGCTTGCAGCGCCGCCAGCAGATCAGCCATGCCGCCACCACCGTCGCGCACACGCTGCGCGGTGGCGACGGCGGCGGTTCGGGCAGTGGCCCGAACTTGCGGGATTCGGATTCATAA
- a CDS encoding TrbC/VirB2 family protein, which produces MTQTHVPVSRFSVNPATCFAYLRRLVTAAQHGLQLAVFMLITAGTARAAGSSMPWEGPLESILESIQGPVARIVAVIIIISTGLALAFGDTSGGFRKLIQIVFGLSIAFAASSFFLSFFSFSGGAVI; this is translated from the coding sequence ATGACGCAGACACATGTCCCTGTTTCCCGTTTTTCCGTAAATCCGGCCACGTGCTTCGCATACCTGCGCCGCCTGGTCACGGCTGCACAGCATGGTCTGCAGCTGGCCGTCTTCATGCTGATCACGGCCGGCACGGCGAGGGCCGCTGGCTCCTCGATGCCTTGGGAGGGTCCGCTCGAATCCATCCTCGAATCGATCCAGGGGCCGGTCGCGCGCATCGTGGCCGTCATTATCATCATCTCCACAGGACTGGCGTTGGCATTCGGCGACACCTCGGGTGGCTTTCGCAAGCTGATCCAGATCGTGTTCGGCTTGAGCATCGCCTTCGCGGCGTCCTCGTTCTTCCTGTCGTTCTTCAGCTTCTCCGGCGGGGCCGTTATATGA
- the trbB gene encoding P-type conjugative transfer ATPase TrbB — translation MSAAPQSFSATSLDRRIRMLRTAMGPIIAAALEDPDVVEIMLNPDRTLWVDRLSSGRAPLGAELSEADGERIIRLVAAHVGAEVHRGQPLLSAELPETGERFEGILPPAAPGPAFALRKRAVGVIPLERYVADGMMTTAQAEFLRGAVRERQNILIAGGTSTGKTTLANALLAEIAVTGDRVLVLEDTIELQCAARDHVPLRTRAGVVSMRELVRATMRLRPDRVVVGEVRGGEALDLIKVWGTGHPGGIATLHAGSALGALLRLEQLVLEVAVNPPRALIAEAINVVIFIAGRGRLRRIESIARVTGFDDAGYHLVDVLGESLGDQLTPFFLSPTTPGELP, via the coding sequence ATGAGCGCCGCGCCGCAATCCTTCAGCGCGACCTCGTTGGATAGGCGCATCCGCATGTTGCGCACAGCGATGGGGCCGATTATTGCCGCTGCGCTTGAAGATCCGGATGTGGTGGAGATCATGCTCAACCCCGACCGGACGCTGTGGGTGGATCGCCTGTCGTCGGGGCGTGCGCCGCTGGGCGCAGAGTTATCTGAGGCGGACGGTGAGCGGATCATCCGCCTGGTGGCTGCGCATGTCGGCGCGGAGGTGCATCGTGGCCAGCCGCTGCTGAGCGCCGAGCTGCCTGAAACGGGCGAGCGCTTCGAGGGTATTTTGCCGCCGGCGGCGCCCGGCCCGGCCTTTGCCCTGCGCAAGCGCGCCGTGGGTGTCATTCCATTGGAGCGCTACGTGGCCGACGGGATGATGACCACCGCGCAGGCTGAGTTCCTGCGTGGCGCGGTGCGCGAGCGGCAGAACATCCTGATCGCCGGTGGTACCAGCACCGGCAAGACCACGCTCGCCAATGCCTTGCTCGCGGAGATCGCCGTCACCGGCGACCGCGTGCTGGTGCTCGAAGACACCATCGAGCTGCAATGTGCCGCGCGCGACCACGTGCCGCTGCGCACGCGTGCGGGCGTGGTGTCCATGCGTGAGCTGGTGCGCGCCACGATGCGGCTGCGCCCCGACCGCGTGGTCGTTGGTGAGGTGCGCGGCGGCGAGGCGTTGGACCTCATCAAGGTCTGGGGCACCGGCCACCCGGGCGGCATCGCCACCCTCCATGCCGGCTCCGCCCTTGGTGCACTGCTGCGCCTGGAGCAACTGGTACTCGAAGTGGCCGTGAATCCGCCGCGTGCGCTGATCGCTGAGGCGATCAACGTGGTGATCTTCATCGCCGGCCGAGGCCGCCTGCGCCGTATCGAGAGCATCGCTCGCGTGACCGGCTTTGACGATGCCGGCTACCACCTGGTGGATGTGCTGGGAGAGTCGCTTGGCGATCAACTCACGCCATTTTTCCTGTCCCCGACCACGCCTGGAGAACTGCCATGA
- a CDS encoding VirB3 family type IV secretion system protein — translation MSTVNDLPGFEVPLHRSLTEPILLGGAPRTVAIANGTLAAAVGLGLQLWLPGLVLWLVGHALAVWGARVDPQFMQVFARHLKHKPLLDI, via the coding sequence ATGAGCACGGTCAACGACCTGCCGGGCTTCGAGGTGCCGCTGCACCGCTCGCTGACCGAACCGATTCTGCTGGGCGGCGCGCCGCGCACGGTGGCCATTGCCAACGGCACGCTGGCCGCCGCTGTTGGGCTGGGCCTGCAACTCTGGCTTCCGGGCCTGGTGCTGTGGTTGGTCGGGCATGCGCTTGCGGTATGGGGCGCGCGCGTCGATCCGCAGTTCATGCAGGTGTTTGCTAGACACCTCAAGCACAAGCCGCTGTTGGACATTTGA
- a CDS encoding EexN family lipoprotein, which translates to MQKVIPILYVLALTACGEPDAQTPSTLPTVDELAADPGRLKGLRQQCKLDRAKLGDELCNRVAEATRKRFYGDGKVPYTPSK; encoded by the coding sequence ATGCAAAAAGTTATACCGATTCTTTATGTCCTTGCCCTCACGGCCTGCGGTGAGCCCGATGCGCAGACACCGTCGACGCTGCCGACGGTTGATGAGCTTGCAGCCGATCCTGGTCGGCTGAAGGGTTTGCGCCAACAGTGCAAGCTGGATCGTGCGAAGCTAGGTGACGAATTGTGCAATCGCGTTGCTGAAGCCACACGCAAGCGGTTCTATGGCGACGGGAAGGTGCCCTATACACCGTCGAAATAA
- the trbJ gene encoding P-type conjugative transfer protein TrbJ, protein MKLQSSLKPKLTALAVASVLTLACAQPVHALFGVGDIVLDPTNLVQNTLTAVRTLEQINNQVQQLQNEAQMLSNQARNLASLDFSVVNQLHASLVRSEQLIAEAQGLAYDVQNLDSEFARLYPTEYAATVSGDQMYQDARKRWAHTLDGLHTAMRMQAQVSRNLSDDESALTVLVGQSQSATGALQAMQATNQLLALQAKQSIQAQQLQLTQDRAASLELARQAAASERAREVRRRFLGEGTPYTPQSVQFYGN, encoded by the coding sequence ATGAAGCTCCAGTCCTCGCTCAAACCCAAGCTGACCGCGCTCGCCGTGGCCAGTGTCCTTACCTTGGCCTGCGCGCAGCCGGTGCACGCCCTGTTTGGTGTCGGCGACATTGTGCTCGACCCCACCAACCTGGTGCAGAACACGCTGACGGCTGTTCGCACGTTGGAGCAGATCAACAACCAGGTGCAGCAGCTGCAGAACGAGGCGCAGATGCTCAGCAATCAGGCGCGCAACTTGGCCAGCCTCGACTTCAGTGTCGTCAACCAGCTTCACGCGTCGCTGGTCAGGAGCGAGCAACTGATCGCCGAGGCGCAGGGGCTTGCCTACGATGTGCAGAACCTCGATAGCGAGTTCGCCCGGCTTTACCCTACTGAGTACGCCGCCACCGTCAGCGGCGACCAGATGTACCAGGATGCCCGCAAGCGTTGGGCGCACACACTCGATGGCCTGCACACCGCGATGCGCATGCAGGCGCAGGTGTCGCGAAACCTGAGCGACGATGAAAGTGCGTTGACTGTTTTGGTGGGCCAGAGCCAATCGGCCACCGGCGCCCTGCAGGCCATGCAGGCGACCAACCAGCTGCTGGCCCTGCAGGCCAAGCAGTCCATCCAAGCGCAACAGCTTCAGCTCACCCAAGACCGCGCTGCGTCGCTGGAGCTGGCACGGCAGGCGGCGGCCAGCGAGCGCGCCCGCGAAGTACGGCGGCGCTTCCTGGGCGAGGGCACGCCGTATACGCCGCAGTCTGTTCAGTTCTACGGGAACTGA
- the trbF gene encoding conjugal transfer protein TrbF: MRFKRPRVRYAETPQPATPYQAAAQAWDERIGSARVQARNWRFMAFGCLALALLMAGSLAWRSAQSIVTPYVVEVDRSGQVRAVGEAATPYLPADAQVAYHLARFVTLVRSLSIDPIVVRQNWLDAYDYTTDRGAAVLNDYARTNDPFARVGKESVTVQVSSVVRASDASFNVRWTEQRFVNGAPAGTERWNAVISTILQIPRTEQRLRKNPLGIYVNGLSWSRELDASEGAKP, translated from the coding sequence ATGCGTTTCAAACGACCGCGGGTGCGCTATGCCGAGACGCCGCAACCCGCCACCCCGTACCAGGCCGCTGCGCAGGCGTGGGACGAGCGCATCGGCTCGGCTCGCGTGCAGGCGAGAAACTGGCGCTTCATGGCCTTTGGCTGTCTGGCGCTCGCACTGCTGATGGCGGGTAGCCTGGCCTGGCGTTCGGCGCAGTCCATCGTCACACCCTACGTGGTGGAGGTGGACAGATCGGGCCAGGTGCGCGCAGTTGGTGAGGCAGCCACACCGTACCTGCCGGCCGATGCGCAGGTCGCCTACCACCTGGCGCGCTTCGTCACGCTGGTGCGCTCGCTGTCCATCGATCCGATCGTGGTGCGGCAGAACTGGCTAGACGCCTACGACTACACCACCGACCGTGGCGCGGCCGTGCTCAACGACTACGCGCGCACCAACGATCCGTTCGCTCGTGTCGGCAAGGAGTCGGTGACGGTGCAGGTTAGCAGTGTCGTGCGGGCCAGCGACGCCTCTTTCAATGTGCGCTGGACGGAGCAGCGCTTCGTCAACGGCGCGCCCGCCGGCACCGAGCGCTGGAACGCGGTGATCTCCACGATCCTGCAGATCCCGCGTACCGAACAGCGTCTGCGCAAGAACCCCTTGGGCATCTACGTCAACGGGCTGTCGTGGAGCCGCGAGCTCGATGCGTCCGAAGGAGCCAAGCCATGA
- the trbE gene encoding conjugal transfer protein TrbE: MLNLAEYRLRPALLADWLPWAGLVAPGVVLNKDGSFQRTARFRGPDLDSAMQGELVAITARLNNALRRLGAGWALFVEAERRAAAGYPHSDFPEPLSWLVDEERRATFEESGNHFESGYHLTLQYLPPEESHARAAKLLYENSPAAGVDWRERLAAFVAETGRIFDLLDGVMPEIDWLGDGETLSYLHATVSTRHYGVEVPDVPFHLDTLLADMPLLGGLAPMLGDAHLRVVTVRGFPTSTWPGILDDLNRLGFAYRWSTRFLCLDKAEAEKELGRLRRQWFAKRKSVLALLRETLFQQESPLLDTDASNKAADADAALQALGGDQVAFGFVTATVTVLDVDADRADEKLRRVERVIQGRGFVTIPETLNSVEAWLSSVPGNTYANVRQPIVSTLNLAHLMPVSAVWAGPQGNAHLDGPPLIVTRTEGATPFRLVTHLGDVGHTLVVGPTGMGKSVLLATLALQFRRYPGSRIFAFDMGRSMRATVLGLGGEHYDLGVDGAIAFQPLALIDEEGCRSWAAEWVEGRLLHEGLAVGPDERAAIWSALGSLAGAPVEQRTLTGLSVLLQSNALRQALAPYVLGGAHGKLLDSDLDYLGMADVQCFEMEALMHSKAAVLAVLGYLFARLEERFDGAPTLLILDESWLFLDDLVFAARIRQWLKTLRKKNVSVIFATQSLADIKDSTIAPAIIESCASRIFLPNPQASEPQIRAIYESFGLSGRQIEIVATAQPKRDYYYQSREGNRLFDLDLGPVALAFAGASTPQEQRAIDCVLGDAGVPGFAAAWLRHRGLDWAAELLPSAPSAASFHASRPQESLP, encoded by the coding sequence ATGCTGAACCTAGCCGAATACCGCCTGCGACCGGCCTTGCTTGCCGACTGGCTGCCATGGGCCGGCTTGGTCGCGCCGGGTGTGGTGCTGAACAAAGACGGTTCGTTCCAGCGCACCGCGCGTTTCCGGGGGCCTGACCTCGACAGTGCGATGCAAGGTGAGTTGGTGGCCATCACTGCACGGCTGAACAACGCGCTGCGTCGCCTCGGCGCTGGTTGGGCGTTGTTCGTCGAGGCTGAGCGCCGGGCGGCGGCGGGTTACCCACACTCGGACTTTCCCGAGCCACTGTCGTGGCTGGTGGACGAGGAGCGGCGCGCGACGTTCGAGGAGTCTGGCAACCACTTCGAGAGTGGCTACCACCTCACGCTGCAATACCTGCCGCCAGAAGAGTCGCACGCTCGCGCGGCGAAGCTGCTCTACGAGAATTCCCCGGCGGCGGGCGTGGACTGGCGCGAACGCCTGGCGGCCTTCGTCGCGGAAACTGGGCGCATCTTCGACCTGCTTGATGGTGTGATGCCGGAGATCGACTGGCTCGGCGACGGTGAAACGCTGAGCTACCTGCATGCGACCGTCTCGACTAGGCACTATGGCGTCGAGGTTCCGGACGTGCCGTTCCACCTCGACACGCTGCTGGCTGACATGCCGCTGCTCGGTGGCTTGGCGCCGATGTTGGGCGATGCGCACCTGCGCGTGGTGACGGTGCGCGGTTTCCCAACCTCGACCTGGCCGGGAATTCTGGACGACCTCAACCGGTTGGGCTTCGCCTACCGCTGGAGCACGCGTTTTCTGTGCCTGGACAAGGCTGAGGCTGAAAAGGAGCTCGGTCGCCTGCGCCGCCAGTGGTTCGCCAAGCGCAAGAGCGTCCTGGCGCTGCTACGTGAAACCCTGTTCCAGCAGGAAAGTCCGCTGCTGGATACCGACGCCAGCAACAAGGCCGCCGATGCGGATGCCGCTCTGCAGGCGTTGGGCGGTGACCAGGTCGCCTTCGGCTTCGTTACTGCGACCGTAACGGTGCTCGATGTCGACGCTGACAGGGCTGACGAGAAGTTGCGCAGGGTGGAGCGCGTTATCCAGGGGCGGGGTTTCGTGACCATCCCTGAAACCCTCAACTCGGTGGAGGCGTGGTTGTCCTCGGTGCCGGGCAACACCTACGCCAACGTGCGTCAGCCCATCGTCTCGACGCTGAACCTCGCGCACCTGATGCCGGTGTCGGCGGTATGGGCCGGACCGCAGGGTAACGCACACCTCGACGGGCCGCCGTTGATCGTCACCCGCACCGAGGGTGCGACGCCGTTCCGGCTGGTGACGCACCTCGGCGACGTTGGGCATACCCTGGTCGTCGGCCCGACCGGCATGGGCAAGTCCGTCCTGCTCGCCACACTGGCGCTGCAGTTCCGCCGCTACCCCGGCTCGCGCATCTTCGCCTTCGACATGGGCCGCTCCATGCGGGCGACGGTACTCGGCCTGGGCGGCGAGCACTACGACCTGGGCGTCGATGGCGCGATTGCCTTCCAGCCGCTCGCGCTCATCGACGAGGAAGGCTGTCGCAGCTGGGCGGCCGAGTGGGTCGAAGGGCGCCTGTTGCACGAGGGGCTGGCCGTTGGTCCTGACGAGAGGGCGGCGATCTGGTCCGCGCTAGGCAGCCTCGCTGGCGCGCCGGTCGAGCAGCGCACGCTCACCGGCCTATCGGTGCTGCTGCAATCGAATGCACTGCGCCAGGCGCTGGCACCCTACGTGCTCGGCGGGGCGCACGGCAAGCTGCTCGACTCCGACCTCGACTATCTAGGCATGGCTGACGTGCAGTGCTTCGAGATGGAGGCGCTGATGCACAGCAAGGCGGCGGTGCTGGCCGTGCTGGGCTATCTGTTCGCGCGCTTAGAGGAGCGATTCGACGGCGCGCCGACGCTGCTGATCCTCGACGAATCCTGGCTGTTCCTCGATGACCTGGTGTTTGCCGCGCGCATTCGCCAGTGGCTCAAGACGCTGCGCAAGAAGAATGTCAGCGTGATCTTCGCCACGCAGTCGCTCGCCGACATCAAGGATTCGACCATCGCCCCGGCGATCATCGAAAGCTGTGCGAGTCGCATCTTCCTGCCCAATCCGCAGGCCAGCGAGCCGCAAATCCGCGCGATCTACGAGAGCTTCGGCCTCAGCGGGCGGCAGATCGAGATCGTCGCCACCGCGCAACCCAAGCGCGATTACTACTACCAGTCCCGCGAGGGCAATCGCCTGTTCGACCTCGATCTGGGGCCGGTTGCGCTCGCGTTCGCGGGCGCTTCGACGCCCCAGGAACAGCGCGCCATTGACTGCGTGCTGGGCGATGCCGGTGTGCCCGGCTTCGCCGCTGCCTGGCTGCGCCATCGCGGCCTCGACTGGGCCGCCGAGCTGCTGCCGTCCGCGCCATCCGCCGCGTCCTTCCATGCTTCCCGCCCACAGGAGAGCCTGCCATGA
- a CDS encoding conjugal transfer protein TraG has translation MQGTNVLFGQIAAVFGIVIAGVWSATQWTAAALGYQVRLGSPWFDCFGTPVYHPWRLFDWWFFFGAYAPKVFDIGGAIAGTSGMVAVGVAITMSIWRARQSRMVTTYGSARWAEAADIHKAGLDRPAGVFLGLHDDQYLRHEGPEHVLAFAPTRSGKGVGLVVPTLLSWPASAVIHDIKGENWNLTAGWRSRFSHCLLFNPTDPHSAAYNPLLEVRRGAHEVRDVQNIADILVDPEGALERRNHWEKTSHALLVGAILHVLYAGEDKTLRGVANFLSDPACPFEVTLNRMMTTRHLGAGTHPVVASAAREVLNKSDNERSGVLSTAMSFLGLYRDPTVAEVTSRCDWRIADLIAAEHPVSLYLVVPPSDINRTKPLIRLILNQIGRRLTESLDGSDGVERRHKLLLMLDEFPALGRLDFFESALAFMAGYGLRAFLISQSLNQIDKAYGQNHSILDNCHVRVTFATNDERTAKRISETLGTATELRAQRNYAGHRLAPWLGHLMVSRQETARPLLTPGEVMQLPPEEAVVMVSGVVPIKARKLRYYADANFKRRALPPPVLVAGCYADAPPSRADDWSGLGMPAVPAAPTNVGLGDDSVATSADEGGPRRQPELSETVVYSPEQEWAYSDLALLDDDDLPPVLPRQFDPAMQRVAHQAALDPDDGIQL, from the coding sequence ATGCAAGGGACGAACGTGCTGTTCGGGCAGATCGCCGCCGTATTCGGCATCGTGATCGCCGGCGTGTGGAGCGCCACACAATGGACAGCCGCCGCCCTGGGCTATCAGGTACGCCTGGGTTCGCCCTGGTTCGACTGCTTCGGTACGCCGGTCTATCACCCCTGGCGGCTGTTCGACTGGTGGTTCTTTTTCGGCGCCTATGCACCGAAGGTTTTCGACATCGGTGGTGCCATTGCCGGCACAAGCGGCATGGTTGCCGTGGGCGTCGCCATCACCATGTCGATCTGGCGCGCACGCCAATCGCGTATGGTTACGACCTATGGCTCGGCGCGCTGGGCAGAGGCCGCCGATATCCACAAGGCGGGGCTGGACCGGCCTGCGGGGGTCTTCCTCGGGCTGCATGATGACCAGTACCTGCGCCACGAAGGGCCTGAGCATGTCCTGGCCTTCGCACCGACACGCTCCGGCAAGGGCGTCGGTCTGGTGGTCCCCACGCTGCTGAGCTGGCCAGCCTCGGCGGTTATCCACGACATCAAGGGCGAGAACTGGAACCTAACCGCCGGCTGGCGCTCGCGTTTCTCCCACTGCCTGCTTTTCAACCCCACCGATCCGCATTCGGCTGCCTACAACCCGCTGCTGGAGGTGCGTCGGGGGGCGCACGAGGTGCGCGATGTGCAGAACATCGCCGACATCCTGGTGGACCCGGAAGGCGCGCTGGAACGCCGCAATCATTGGGAGAAGACCTCACATGCGCTGCTGGTTGGCGCCATCCTGCATGTGCTTTACGCGGGTGAGGACAAGACGCTGCGCGGCGTCGCCAACTTCCTGAGCGATCCGGCGTGCCCGTTCGAGGTGACGCTGAACCGGATGATGACGACGCGGCACCTGGGAGCCGGGACGCATCCGGTGGTGGCGTCCGCCGCCCGCGAAGTGCTCAACAAGAGCGACAACGAGCGCTCGGGGGTGTTGAGCACCGCCATGTCATTTCTGGGGCTGTACCGCGACCCTACGGTGGCCGAAGTCACGTCGCGCTGCGACTGGCGCATCGCAGACCTGATTGCCGCCGAACATCCGGTATCGCTGTACCTGGTGGTTCCACCTTCGGACATTAACCGCACCAAACCGCTGATCCGGCTGATCCTCAATCAGATCGGCCGGCGTCTGACCGAATCGCTCGACGGCAGCGATGGCGTGGAGCGACGTCATAAGCTGCTGCTGATGCTCGACGAGTTCCCCGCGCTAGGGCGATTGGACTTCTTCGAGTCGGCCCTGGCATTTATGGCGGGCTACGGCCTGCGCGCATTCCTGATTTCGCAGTCGCTCAACCAGATCGACAAGGCCTATGGGCAGAACCATTCCATCCTCGACAACTGCCATGTGCGCGTGACCTTCGCCACCAACGACGAACGCACGGCCAAGCGTATTTCCGAGACGTTGGGCACCGCGACGGAACTGCGTGCGCAACGCAATTACGCGGGGCATCGTCTCGCGCCGTGGCTGGGGCACCTGATGGTGTCGCGCCAGGAAACGGCGCGGCCGCTGCTGACGCCCGGCGAGGTGATGCAACTACCGCCCGAAGAGGCCGTGGTGATGGTGTCCGGCGTCGTGCCGATCAAGGCCAGGAAGTTGCGCTACTACGCCGATGCGAACTTCAAGCGCCGCGCGCTGCCGCCCCCCGTTCTCGTGGCTGGGTGCTATGCCGATGCACCGCCGTCGCGCGCGGATGACTGGAGCGGCCTGGGCATGCCAGCCGTACCGGCGGCACCTACGAACGTGGGACTCGGCGATGACTCAGTTGCGACCTCTGCCGACGAAGGCGGCCCACGCCGTCAGCCCGAACTCTCCGAGACCGTCGTCTACAGCCCCGAGCAAGAGTGGGCATACAGCGACTTGGCGCTGCTCGATGACGATGACTTGCCGCCCGTTCTCCCTCGCCAGTTTGACCCTGCCATGCAGCGTGTCGCCCACCAGGCTGCTCTCGATCCCGACGACGGAATCCAGTTATGA
- a CDS encoding CopG family transcriptional regulator has protein sequence MSQYRLNLFIQPEHARRLDDLAAKKGVSKSSIVAAALASWLSPDAGDQREAAIAKRLDRLSRQFERLERDQTIEIETLALFVRYFLTVSTPVPEAHQEAAKAQGKVRFEQFVEQLGRHLLRGRSLVRDVVEELHPDSPRMDEASLDEARERVS, from the coding sequence ATGAGCCAGTACCGCCTCAATCTGTTCATCCAGCCCGAACATGCCCGCCGCTTGGACGATCTGGCCGCCAAGAAGGGCGTGTCCAAGTCCTCTATCGTCGCGGCGGCCTTGGCGTCTTGGTTGTCGCCGGACGCTGGCGACCAGCGCGAGGCAGCCATCGCCAAGCGACTGGATCGCCTGTCGCGTCAGTTCGAGCGTCTGGAGCGCGACCAGACCATCGAGATCGAGACGCTGGCGCTGTTCGTCCGCTACTTCCTGACCGTCAGCACCCCCGTGCCCGAGGCACATCAAGAAGCGGCCAAGGCCCAGGGCAAGGTACGCTTCGAGCAGTTCGTCGAACAGCTCGGACGCCACCTGCTGAGAGGCCGCAGCCTGGTGCGCGACGTAGTGGAGGAGCTGCATCCGGACAGCCCGCGCATGGATGAAGCCTCCTTGGACGAAGCGCGGGAGCGTGTTTCATGA